The genomic window gctacgaccataccggctacaacaatactagccgcaaccctatcagctacgaccataacggctacaacaatactagtcgcaaccttatcagctacgaccatacgggctacaacaataccagcgtaacaataccagctacaataaccaccgcagggcagcgaacataggcctgcggccatcccgattacgacaacgaatatcagcggttaaagcggtgagttcgttccgatactgactaaatatacgtatttgtagcctcaacctAGTTCTTTCACTTTTTTtatgactctgcaacaacatatagtattaatataccaacatattcaaatttaaggctacaaccctagtatagaatcttaacatgtaatatatacatacatgcatatacctaagttaaagagagcaagcagcatccacttgtagtaaagttaaaaaagtagacgtaacgtaatgttaagttaaagaggtttaattaacttagaagcaagaaaaaaaaaaacaaaacaataccagcactgactggtaaatgcaaaacagtttacgttttacttgaacatgtaaaacgatttcgttaattttactataaatttaaaagttcacgttttacttgaacatgtaaaacaatttcgttaattttactaaaaatttaaaagttcacgttttacctgagcatgtaaaacgattccgttaattttactataaatttaaaagtttacgttttactcgaatatgtaaaacgatttcgttgacgagtatgatttactatgaatttaaaagtttacgttttacttgaatatgtgaaacgatttcttcgaggagtatgatttaccccaaatttaatcttaattgcttttataacaaattttcttagtacatattacatattagtgtcattatactatacGTTATACCAATTtgctattttgttaaactcaaaataagttctactacaataacataataattttgtaaggggccccaattatcggaatttgtatccaaactttatagccctaaaatatgttttgtgaatagcaaaagaaaaaagggaattaaaccaaatttttactttgtatgtagtatatttactatccataagcacatttaattacattttttttctcacaccaagcgtttataacccttatcaaaaaaaaagggggtgacataaatataggtatagcttgaaatattacgagcaaaagtaagagaaaagaaaggaacccccaacgtgacaaacttagccagacttaaatattcatattagatttcgttttcaatttcggcccaataaagtgggaaactgttggatcatttttttctcTCCCTTTCTAGGCTACACGCAcgtacatacattttcatagcgtaaatagctgctcgtagttcaacatttttttctcgttctgaagttgtcttgggacgatgctataagcagccttgttttagctttggagcctaggcggtagccctggttaagaaacctgtactaccgtaaaatttttttttgtagcatacatacattaataataatgaaatttgaataaactttgtaattaaaatgggaatgctggtgttctggctcatttagaaggcacgtagggttaccaggtaaggggccaccgaaaaataagtgcgtcggtggccatggattttgagggtgggcatagcaccgggcgtcgcaacaccacccgcggcgcccctctatatattcggcccttttcccttttctttacttttcagtttttttttgttcttttgaatttcagctttagtaaccggtcatgtccggttcggtaaattttttttgcggttatttttttttaatttaaattttttgaatgttaacggtctgtgcgtgacatccggttcgtccggatgttgttttattttgaattataagcgttttgagtcgtctctgcgcttctttcagtttattttaaatttgacagctgctagtttgataggcatgataggaacttttttctgcttatggcgcaggaacagtaaggttggcaaggacccgccccagccgagaatgactagccactgtgcaccaacacatcatgccgaccgccttccttactgcttccaccgtagatgcgattccataacagctttaatgatgatacgtgcatgcacgcctcctcaacatatggtttaacttgttttaagatttcagctgcttaaagtactactgaggtggtgccatcgccgacctgctaagagaaacatttttattctacacattctaatataacaaaaaacttacttcagcatcttgagatttggcgatgtctattagagttttacggctggatgcacaatatccaatagtttcataatggttgcaccatcatttgaaattgtggccttaccactggaatcaacaatatgcttgtccatactgcgtggacccaatgtagtgcgtacagcgttcacaattgattgcgaggcattgatgttggatatgagttgaggtttaccttgagagctatctgtacccacacattttttacacaaaaactcatatgtacccaatacaagttcaggacgttcatatttatcgacacgccgtCCGGTGTGGCCCAGATGTTGCAAATatacagttggcactgttgaaaaaaaatatggatcaatgaaaacaagtaaaagtgaaatattttttaccatctgttgttactttacacataagacattggtaacgacgaccagcatctacaaatgaCGTATGAGCCTtacaacgattacatctaattggacccaattcaccaaaatttacaatgggtggctcaaccgttcgtgccattggttagacggtaagtgtaatggacaaagctgttgtttttaataaatcagctgttgcaggtatgcaatacaaagaggacctgcaaagaagaaaaatcaatgtaattgccaaacaaaacattaatttcgaatagcgatacctaacgtaacgtagcgaggagttaccctgatcttctaccacatattttgtggtcaccaatggtggtaataaaccctgttcattagtaataaaagcaccaccagcgctatttttattttcaatgataacgcttatcggatttggcatctgatcgggatctaaacggcgttgggcttgatcatactgttgcggctgttgatatttgccagtaacaggtgcaggtggttgctaaagaaaataacacaaaaataatcatcagcaaatttgtaaattattagttgtattagcatacattataaccaggacgtccggacgtgtccgggtattgggggttgacccggcttgggtggttgactgagcattggcgtctgcccaggttgtgttggtggcataatTTGACTCATGTAACCACGTGGTTCACCTAGTTGTTTtagaggataacctggatgttgaggttgtggtggatagcctggattttgtggcattggcagatagccagcctggggaggttgttgatgctgctatcgtggcattgcataacccggttgctgttgttgtatataccttggtataactggatgtggtgtcattgcaccacctggtccagttgatgcgggcggcatacctggaggaccatgtttctcatggccaccaaatggctggtgcatatgttgttgaggtggcatttgaccggattgtgactgcattagaccagactTTCGTGACATTGGACACGATTGCGGTGGCATTTGCTATTCACCTGTGTGCTGGTATGGAGCTACAACACCGCTGTACTTGATGTTGT from Eurosta solidaginis isolate ZX-2024a chromosome 3, ASM4086904v1, whole genome shotgun sequence includes these protein-coding regions:
- the LOC137244452 gene encoding T-complex protein 1 subunit eta-like yields the protein MCKVTTDVPTVYLQHLGHTGRRVDKYERPELVLGTYEFLCKKCVGTDSSQGKPQLISNINASQSIVNAVRTTLGPRSMDKHIVDSSGKATISNDGATIMKLLDIVHPAVKL